The following proteins are encoded in a genomic region of Hippocampus zosterae strain Florida chromosome 2, ASM2543408v3, whole genome shotgun sequence:
- the LOC127592482 gene encoding uncharacterized protein LOC127592482: MAAVAAAAATCQPRRALEEIPTPQPKIEARMRRSYLDILNSRSPPSPIPRAKIMSTSNAMPTQSLDFSTDGEWRGNVKPCKKMDESYAPMSEHQLVQLIRSLILVEQSQERIRLTSGLRYLQEDLQLKKANVYRSIPYSRFGSNRDAHCYRKAYPHLVVFKVTCQQWGQVLLQNKEWDAVLEHTLLAWQYTSELPQWDMASHNALREQCYSVMAAHSLTALQQHCLTPSRGHELLRRMKMAQLHSQSIVPCIHELQRIVGCDDNSMDLK, encoded by the exons atggcggcggtggcggcggcggctgctaCTTGTCAACCACGACGTGCCTTGGAAGAAATACCCACTCCACAGCCCAAAATTGAAG CTCGGATGAGGAGGTCCTACCTCGACATCTTAAATTCGCGTTCGCCTCCGTCGCCAATTCCAAGGGCCAAAATCATGTCCACGTCTAACGCCATGCCGACGCAGTCAC TGGATTTTTCCACTGATGGCGAATGGCGTGGAAACGTGAAGCCGTGTAAAAAGATGGACGAAAGTTATGCACCGATGTCAGAACACCAGCTCGTCCAGCTTATCAGGTCCCTCATCTTGGTTGAGCAG AGCCAAGAACGCATACGCCTGACCTCAGGCCTGAGGTATCTTCAAGAGGATTTACAACTCAAGAAGGCCAATGTGTACAGGTCCATTCCATATTCCCGCTTTGGCTCCAACAGGGATGCTCACTGCTACAGAAAGGCATACCCCCACCTAGTGGTGTTCAAA GTTACATGCCAGCAGTGGGGCCAAGTTCTTCTGCAGAACAAAGAGTGGGATGCtgtgttggaacacaccctcttgGCATGGCAGTATACCAGCGAACTGCCACAATGGGACATGGCAAGCCACAACGCTCTGCGAGAGCAGTGCTACAGTGTTATGGCAGCGCACAGCCTCACTGCGCTCCAGCAACACTGCCTGACACCAAGTCGAGGACATGAGCTGCTAAGAAG GATGAAGATGGCACAACTGCACAGCCAGTCAATTGTACCTTGTATTCATGAGCTGCAGAGGATTGTGGGATGTGATGACAATTCCATGGATTTAAAATGA